GCCGTTCTCGGTCAGCCGGCGGTTCAGCTTCGTGACGACCTCGGCCGGGTCCCTCGCATCCTGAAGGAAGAGGCTGATCTCGGCCGAGAGCCGGGCGGTCAGCAGCGCGGCGGGGAGGCCCTTGCCCACAACGTCGCCCACGGCGATCGCCCATCGCCGGGGCGGCTCCTTGCGCGCCGCTTCCGAGCTGAACATGGGAATGAAGCCGTAGTAGTCGCCGCCGACGTGGCGCGCAGGCTCGTAGCAGTCCCAAAACTCATAGCCCGGGACCGATCGCGGCCGCTCGGGCAAGAGAGCCTGCATGACCTGCCGGGCGAACTGGAGCTCACGCTCGAACTCACGCTGCTGCAGCAGGTCGCGGTGCATCCGAGCGTTCTGAACGGCCACGCTGATCTGGCTGGCCACGGAGGCGAGAAGGTCGAGGTCGTCCTCGCTGAATCGGCCTCGGCCCTCGTCGGCGTGGATCTGGACGACCCCCACCGGCCGTCGCTGAGAGTCGAGGATCGGCACGCACATCAGCGAGCGGACGCGTCCCTCGGCGAGGCTGCGGACCTCGCCCATCTCCTCGCGCGTATCCTTGCTCAGGATGGCCTGAGAGCCTTTCATGACACGGTCGAGGATCGTCTTGCTGACGACCACGCTCTCCCCCTTGCCGGTGCGGGACTTCACCGCCTCCGGGAGCAACTCGCGGGCTGCGTTTTCGAGCAGGACGAAACCGCCGGACGCCTGGGGGAAGATGTCGAAGAGCGAATCGAGCACCCGCCCGAGGAGGGCGTCGAGGACCAATTCGCCGCCGAACTCACGGCTGATCTTTTGAAGGGCTCGCAACT
The nucleotide sequence above comes from Paludisphaera rhizosphaerae. Encoded proteins:
- a CDS encoding SpoIIE family protein phosphatase; its protein translation is MPQDPISTPVLQVLNGATAGRLFKVTADLTVIGRSLDCDLVLDPKTVSRRHAEIARRRDEYWIRDLESTRGTFLDGQRVTRPTSLWNEARIQLGEVSLKFLSRAVLVQDGDEDQSTVFKAVDLPAHDDQEAPIARPEEKLRALQKISREFGGELVLDALLGRVLDSLFDIFPQASGGFVLLENAARELLPEAVKSRTGKGESVVVSKTILDRVMKGSQAILSKDTREEMGEVRSLAEGRVRSLMCVPILDSQRRPVGVVQIHADEGRGRFSEDDLDLLASVASQISVAVQNARMHRDLLQQREFERELQFARQVMQALLPERPRSVPGYEFWDCYEPARHVGGDYYGFIPMFSSEAARKEPPRRWAIAVGDVVGKGLPAALLTARLSAEISLFLQDARDPAEVVTKLNRRLTENGVLDMFITFLLVMLDVEAHTLHVVNAGHPAPLIRRRDGTVEEVGRDTSGLPLAIAGDSVYEACQSHLEPGEFVILYTDGVPDAMNGANTRYSDARFRELLSQPHASPREAGEAVAHDVRGHAAGCAPFDDVTLVAFGRV